TGGTCAGCAATGTATATATCAGCAATGTCACTTTTGAAGGCGCCGGATTTGATGTGTCGGATAAGGGATTGCAGCCCCAGCAAGCCGCTTCGACCTATGGTGCAGCCATAGAAGTAGGGTATGCCCGCAATATACAGTTCCTGAACTGTGCATTTACTGCTATCAGCGAGAATGTGTTGTGGCTGAATGAATGTGTCTATAATTCGCTGATAGATGGTTGCTACTTCAACGAGTTTGGTATGGGGGCTATCCGGATCGGGGAACCCAAGCCCAATGGAAACGGCGTGAAATTACCTGTGACAGCTTTTAATACGGTAAGCGACTGTATTATTCAGAATGGTGGTAAACTGAATGCTGCTGGTGCGGGAATAGCGGTTTTTCAGTCGCATGATAATAAGATCATTAACAATGAAGTGTCTGATCTGTATTATACCGGTGTAACTGTAGGGTGGACATGGGGTAAAGGAAAGAGCTATGCGACAGGCAATCTTATTGCCGGTAACATTATACATCATATTGGTAAAGGAGTGCTCGACGATCTGGGTGGTATTTATATGTTGGGTAATAGTTCCGGTACTGTGATAAGAGATAATATCATCCATCATATCTATAGCTACGACTATGGGGGTTGGGGGATATACCTTGATCAGGGATCAGCAAATATTAAAGTAACAGGTAACCTGGTTGTAAATACGAAAAGCGGTGGATACTTTCAGAGCATTTTATCAGACAATATAGAAGTCGCCAATAACATCTTTGCCAATGCAGATATCAATCAGCTGCAGCTGGCCGTTGTCACGGCGCCTGTGCCGGATACATTTCTATCGTTTCATGATAATATCATCGTGAGGAAAACCGGAAAATGGTTCTATGGTAGCTGGGGAGCGAAGATCATTCTTTTTAATAACAACACATTTTACTCGGATGCCAGGGCACCGGAGGATAATTCCGTATACGTGAAGCGGTATTCGTCGCCGGAGTACAGGTCCAAATTTATTAAAGTTCCTGACCTGTCCATTTTTGATAAGGATAATTACGTAATGGCGGATATCAGTCAGATGATGGGGGTACTGAATATAAAGCGATCATTTGCAGCAGGAACAAAGGATAATAAATGGTCCGGTAAGACGAATTCCCGAAATGGTAGTTACTACAGCAGGTTTAATGAGCGCATGAGAAAAACGACCTTATTCAGGGAAAATCAGGTGGGACTATGACAGTTACTGAACGACACAACTTTTCGCAGGAATGAAGATATTTATTAACGCCCATAACCTCCGGTTTGGTGGAGGAAAGACTGTCGGGTTTAACCTGATCAACTATTACATAGCCAATCCTGCTGTGTCTGAAATTATGATTGTCGCTCCGGCTGGGTATGGTTACGAGCGCTTTCAGGGAGTGGATAGCAGGACGAGTATCTATTTTTTGCCAGCCATCTTCAATACATCTGTATTTAAGATCATATCGAATTATGTTGTACTGCCGTTACGAATTGCGCTTTCACGCACGGACTTTGTCCTAAGCCTGGGCAACGTCGCCGTGCCGACATTGAAACCACAGTTCCTGCTGATACATCAGGCCTATCTGGCCTACCCCGAAAGTATTGTATGGGACAGGCTCAGACAGAGCGACCGGAAGTTTTACAGGTATATCAGGAATATGCTCAGATTGGTAAAAGCGAATCTGAAATATCCTACAGTATATGGTGTACAGACAAACACCATGAGAAAGCGGATCAGTAGTATTTACAAGATCCCGAAGGAGGATATTCATGTCATACCCAATGCTGTATCGTTCACCAGTTTTAAAAAGGGACGGGCAGGTAGTACGGCCGTGAAGGGACACCAACAGATCAGACTATTGTTCCTGAGCAAATACTTCCCTCACAAGAATTTCGAGATACTTTTTAAGGTGGGACTGGAGATCGTGAGCAGAGGGTTGCCCATCCGGATATCCGTTACGATCGACGAAGAGGAGAATGAGGGCAGCAAAAGATTCATTGAAACGATCAAGGCGATGGGGTTACATGAGGTGATCATCAACAAAGGGAATGTCCGGCTGGAAGAGATCGCTGCTGCATATGACGAGCATGATGGACTCTTCCTGCCTACTTTGCTCGAATCATTTTCAGGTTCCTACATAGAAGCGATGTATTTCAGTCGACCCATCTTTACAAGTGATATGGACTTTGCCCGTGAAGTATGCAGGGACGCGGCTTATTATTTTAATCCGCTTGACGAAGAGGACATCATTTATTGTATTACCGCTGCGTATGACAACAGGACCGAAATGGCGCGTAAGGTGGAGGCCGGAAGCCGGATCGTGGCACAATCCTATTCCTGGGAGGATATAGGGAGATTTATCGATACCAATGTATTAAAGCTGAAATAATATTCCCGTTCATTATTGAAATTGAAAATTATGTTCAAAGACAAATGTTTACTAATAACAGGAGGGACCGGCTCATTTGGCAATGCCGTGCTAAAGAGGTTCCTCAATACCGATATCGGAGAGATCCGTATATTCAGCAGAGATGAAAAGAAGCAGGATGATATGCGTAATCTTCTTCGCAGCGATAAGGTGAAATTTTACATGGGTGATGTACGCGATTTCAGAAGTATCGATAATGCGATGGATGGTGTTAACTACGTATTCCATGCAGCTGCCCTGAAGCAGGTGCCATCCTGTGAGTTCTATCCTATGGAGGCAGTCAGGACCAATGTCCTGGGAACTGAGAATGTAGTGGAAGCCGCGATCAAACATAAAATAGAAAAACTGATCTGCCTGGGCACAGATAAAGCGGTGTATCCCATCAATGCAATGGGTATTTCCAAGGCGATGATGGAGAAAGTGGCTATCTCTAAAGCCCGTTTACATACACGTCCGTTGATCACCTGTACAAGATACGGGAATGTGATGGCCAGCAGGGGGTCGGTTATTCCGCTGTTCATTTCACAGATCAAAAGTGGAAAGCCCTTAACGATCACTGACCCGGAAATGACGCGATTTATGATGTCGCTGAGTAATGCGGTGGAGCTGGTATTATTCGCTTTTAACAACGCCAACCCGGGTGATATATTTGTACAGAAAGCCCCCGCTTCTACAATAGGTCAGCTGGCAAGGGTATTACTGGATATATTCAATGCCAGCAATGAAATAAAGGTCATAGGTACCAGACATGGAGAGAAACTGTATGAGACCCTGCTGACCCGCGAAGAGTTTGGTAAAGCGGAAGATATGGGAGATTTCTACCGCATTGCCGCAGATGACAGAGACCTGAATTATGCTAAATATTTTTCTGAAGGTAACCAGGAAATAGCAGCGGCACAGGACTATCATTCACACAATACATACCGGCTAAGTGACGAGGAGCTGAAAGATATGCTGCTGAATCTTGATTATGTACAGGAACAACTAAACGTAGATCATGAGCGATACAGTAACGCTTATTAACGGTAATGTCTTTTCAGATGAGAGAGGAACCCTGCGGTTTGTTAATGACTTTTCCTTTCCTGATGTAAAGCGTTTTTATCAGATCATACATCCTTCTACGGCTACCATACGTGCGTGGCAGGGCCATCGGGTAGAGCACAAATATTTCTACGTTGTCAGCGGCACTTTTGCTGTTGCATGGGTGAAGATAGATGACTGGGACCATCCTTCTCCGGCGCTGGAAGCAGCGTATAAAGTACTTACTGCGAACAGCCCGGCGGTATTGAGCGTGCCACCAGGGTATGCAAACGGACTGAAGGCGCTGGAACCGGATTCGGTACTGATGATCTATTCTAATCTGACACTGGAGGGCTCCGCGAATGACCGCTGGTCGTTCAATCCCGCCTGGTGGCTGGACTGGGAAGCGCTCAGCGTAAAGACAGCGACCATTTAAATACTATCAACGATATGAAAAAAGTAGGTATCAGCGGGCAGCAAGGATTTGTGGGGAGTTACTTATATAACAGGCTGAGTCTGTTGAAAGACGACTATCAGCTTGTACCATTTGAGAGAGCATTTTTCGACCATGAAGACCAGCTTTCGGCATGGGCCGGACAGTGTGATGTCATCGTGCATCTGGCAGGAATGAACCGTCATGACGATCAGCAGGTGATCCATGATACGAATATCAGTCTGACGGAACGACTGATCAGCGCTATTAAAAAGGCCGGAAACAGTCCGCACCTATTGTTCTCTTCCTCTACACAGGAAGAACGCGATAACCTGTACGGACGCTCAAAAAAAGCAGCCAGAAATATACTGAAGGAATGGGCTGATGCACATAACGCGCGGTTCACAGGACTCGTGATACCGAATGTATTCGGGCCGTTTGGGAAGCCTTTTTATAATTCGGTGGTGGCGACTTTCTGCTACCAGTTATGCAATGGTGGTGAGCCGAAGGTTGATCAGGATGGCTTGTTAAAACTGATCTATGTAGATGAATTGTGCGATGAGATCATCAGCTGCATCCGCGGAGAGAATAATGATGCGTTAAAAGAGATCAGCGCAACCAAGGAATGTCATGTTTCAGAAATACTGGCATCACTACGGGAATTTAAGGCTTTGTATCTTGACAGGGGGATATTCCCCAAGTTGTCGGACAGGTTCAGCGTACAGCTGTTCAATACCTTCCGCAGTTTCATCGATCATGGTACTTATTTCCCGGTAGCTTTTAAACAGCATACAGATGAAAGAGGAGCCTTTGTGGAGCTGGTAAAACTTGAGCAGGGGGGACAGGTATCTTTTTCAACAACCGTGCCTGGTATTACCCGCGGTAATCATTTCCACACCAGGAAGATTGAGCGCTTTGCAGTGATCAAAGGCAAGGCCACTATTCAGTTACGGAGGTATAATACAGATGAGGTTATGAACTTCGAGCTGGATGGGGCATCACCTGCCTATGTGGACATGCCTGTATGGTATACACACAACATTAAGAACACAGGAGAAGAAGATCTATATACAATATTCTGGATCAATGAATTTTTTGATCCCCAGGATGCAGACACCTATTTCGAAGTTGTTTAAATAAAAACGTAGGACACGTCAATATGAGCCAGACTTTAAAAAAGCTGAAAGTACTCACTGTAGTTGGTACAAGACCGGAAATAATACGCTTGTCAAGAGTATTGGCAAAGCTGGACGAATCAGTTGCGATAGAACATGTGCTCGTGCATACCGGACAGAATTATGACTACGAATTAAATCAGATCTTCTTTGAAGACCTGGGACTGAGAAAGCCGGATCATTTTCTGGAGGCTGCAGGTAAGACAGCGACAGAAACGATTGGCCAGATCCTAATCAAAATAGACCCGATACTGGAGGCTGAGCAGCCGGATGCCTTCCTGGTACTAGGAGATACCAATAGCTGCCTTTGTGCGATCCCTGCCAAGAAAAGACGCATTCCTATTTTCCACATGGAAGCAGGTAACCGCTGTTTTGACCAGCGGGTGCCTGAAGAGACCAACAGGAGAATAGTGGATCATATCAGTGATATCAATCTCACTTACTCTGATATAGCAAGAGAATATCTGCTCAGAGAGGGACTACCACCTGACCGGGTCATCAAGACAGGCAGCCCGATGTATGAAGTACTCCATCATTATATGCCGAAGGTAAAACAGTCAGATATTTTGCAAAGGCTGACACTGACACCACAGCAGTACTTTGTGGTATCCGCGCATCGGGAGGAGAATATCAACTCGGACCGCCATTTCGAAGCCCTGGTAACAACGCTGAATGA
The DNA window shown above is from Chitinophaga agri and carries:
- a CDS encoding polysaccharide biosynthesis protein, which codes for MFKDKCLLITGGTGSFGNAVLKRFLNTDIGEIRIFSRDEKKQDDMRNLLRSDKVKFYMGDVRDFRSIDNAMDGVNYVFHAAALKQVPSCEFYPMEAVRTNVLGTENVVEAAIKHKIEKLICLGTDKAVYPINAMGISKAMMEKVAISKARLHTRPLITCTRYGNVMASRGSVIPLFISQIKSGKPLTITDPEMTRFMMSLSNAVELVLFAFNNANPGDIFVQKAPASTIGQLARVLLDIFNASNEIKVIGTRHGEKLYETLLTREEFGKAEDMGDFYRIAADDRDLNYAKYFSEGNQEIAAAQDYHSHNTYRLSDEELKDMLLNLDYVQEQLNVDHERYSNAY
- a CDS encoding polysaccharide biosynthesis C-terminal domain-containing protein; the encoded protein is MKKVGISGQQGFVGSYLYNRLSLLKDDYQLVPFERAFFDHEDQLSAWAGQCDVIVHLAGMNRHDDQQVIHDTNISLTERLISAIKKAGNSPHLLFSSSTQEERDNLYGRSKKAARNILKEWADAHNARFTGLVIPNVFGPFGKPFYNSVVATFCYQLCNGGEPKVDQDGLLKLIYVDELCDEIISCIRGENNDALKEISATKECHVSEILASLREFKALYLDRGIFPKLSDRFSVQLFNTFRSFIDHGTYFPVAFKQHTDERGAFVELVKLEQGGQVSFSTTVPGITRGNHFHTRKIERFAVIKGKATIQLRRYNTDEVMNFELDGASPAYVDMPVWYTHNIKNTGEEDLYTIFWINEFFDPQDADTYFEVV
- a CDS encoding glycosyltransferase; this translates as MKIFINAHNLRFGGGKTVGFNLINYYIANPAVSEIMIVAPAGYGYERFQGVDSRTSIYFLPAIFNTSVFKIISNYVVLPLRIALSRTDFVLSLGNVAVPTLKPQFLLIHQAYLAYPESIVWDRLRQSDRKFYRYIRNMLRLVKANLKYPTVYGVQTNTMRKRISSIYKIPKEDIHVIPNAVSFTSFKKGRAGSTAVKGHQQIRLLFLSKYFPHKNFEILFKVGLEIVSRGLPIRISVTIDEEENEGSKRFIETIKAMGLHEVIINKGNVRLEEIAAAYDEHDGLFLPTLLESFSGSYIEAMYFSRPIFTSDMDFAREVCRDAAYYFNPLDEEDIIYCITAAYDNRTEMARKVEAGSRIVAQSYSWEDIGRFIDTNVLKLK
- the wecB gene encoding non-hydrolyzing UDP-N-acetylglucosamine 2-epimerase, giving the protein MSQTLKKLKVLTVVGTRPEIIRLSRVLAKLDESVAIEHVLVHTGQNYDYELNQIFFEDLGLRKPDHFLEAAGKTATETIGQILIKIDPILEAEQPDAFLVLGDTNSCLCAIPAKKRRIPIFHMEAGNRCFDQRVPEETNRRIVDHISDINLTYSDIAREYLLREGLPPDRVIKTGSPMYEVLHHYMPKVKQSDILQRLTLTPQQYFVVSAHREENINSDRHFEALVTTLNEVARLFKHPVIVSAHPRTRKMIDAQQITFDPLVKLMKPMGLSDYIALQMNAKAVLSDSGTISEESSILNFPALNIREAHERPEAMEEASVMMVGLNPERILQGLAQLDATHKAQRLFREVADYSMPNVSDKVVRLIISYTDYVKRTVWKNLD
- a CDS encoding right-handed parallel beta-helix repeat-containing protein, with amino-acid sequence MNKKLVERFTAVLLMISGLLWAGDLPAKSIRIYVSVNGSDSNNGSTAGSAMQTIQAAIDKAQSLSLDKQDAVTILLQQGVYYISKPIVISKSLPGGASLTITSEGGEVRISGFRRIERNKIKTGGQYWEIDVSGESSFVSQLKVNERIAPQSVYPDNDWLYFKGVTQKLLKQRKNVNLLSDSAVQTLSVDDNVTKPLKGQYSNLAEIQILNKWHFIRRPVNNVSNAQLSVVGQEMVPYSPWKTGTRYQIVNSTMGMSAGRWMYDKVAHKIYYKPAPDETAGSTAFYIPVTDELLLVRGSGANSLVSNVYISNVTFEGAGFDVSDKGLQPQQAASTYGAAIEVGYARNIQFLNCAFTAISENVLWLNECVYNSLIDGCYFNEFGMGAIRIGEPKPNGNGVKLPVTAFNTVSDCIIQNGGKLNAAGAGIAVFQSHDNKIINNEVSDLYYTGVTVGWTWGKGKSYATGNLIAGNIIHHIGKGVLDDLGGIYMLGNSSGTVIRDNIIHHIYSYDYGGWGIYLDQGSANIKVTGNLVVNTKSGGYFQSILSDNIEVANNIFANADINQLQLAVVTAPVPDTFLSFHDNIIVRKTGKWFYGSWGAKIILFNNNTFYSDARAPEDNSVYVKRYSSPEYRSKFIKVPDLSIFDKDNYVMADISQMMGVLNIKRSFAAGTKDNKWSGKTNSRNGSYYSRFNERMRKTTLFRENQVGL
- a CDS encoding cupin domain-containing protein; amino-acid sequence: MSDTVTLINGNVFSDERGTLRFVNDFSFPDVKRFYQIIHPSTATIRAWQGHRVEHKYFYVVSGTFAVAWVKIDDWDHPSPALEAAYKVLTANSPAVLSVPPGYANGLKALEPDSVLMIYSNLTLEGSANDRWSFNPAWWLDWEALSVKTATI